The Arachis duranensis cultivar V14167 chromosome 2, aradu.V14167.gnm2.J7QH, whole genome shotgun sequence genome has a window encoding:
- the LOC107476084 gene encoding uncharacterized protein LOC107476084 isoform X2 yields MVLLWVCPNHMKLQINGEIVGEKSLSSNKERSSNDLRKIVLANIGGDGNISHGYVYNFQVFPSVSSIKDHHMKVIGMKEYEERAVSLALSRPKLQALTNKLKSVRMTCPLFDTARWVFVGEES; encoded by the exons ATGGTTCTATTATGG GTTTGCCCTAATCACATGAAACTACAGATTAATGGAGAGATTGTTGGAGAAAAATCGCTGTCATCAAATAAGGAACGCAGTTCAAATGATTTGAGGAAAATAGTTTTGGCAAATATTGGTGGAGATGGAAATATTTCACACGGTTATGTGTACAATTTTCAAGTTTTCCCTTCTGTTTCATCTATTAAAGATCACCATATGAAAGTGATTGg CATGAAAGAGTATGAAGAGAGGGCAGTATCACTGGCTTTGAGTCGCCCAAAGCTTCAAGCTCTCACTAATAAGCTTAAGTCTGTTCGCATGACTTGCCCTTTATTTGACACAGCTCGCTGG GTTTTTGTAGGTGAGGAATCTTGA
- the LOC107475983 gene encoding F-box protein At3g58530, translating to MEETETETEIEEGKDAIWCRETVPQVMKLVCSSLPLTLSQTDLISLLLVSPWLNRTLLSSQPLWQSLSFRESNNAGNRLIAALSLPRYRHVKKIDLEFARDVEDSHLILIKQKCFESLQCLESLNLNGCQKISDTGIEAITSCCPQLKIFSIYWNVRVTDTGLKQTVQNCKYIVDLNISGCKNISDRGLQCVAENYPELVSLNLTRCIKITDDGLKQLLHKCLSLQSLNLYALSSFTDEAYKKICLLEHLKFLDLCGAQNLSDEGLSYISKSKNLASLNLTWCVRVTDKGVISIAQNCTSLEFLSLFGITGVTDKCLEELSKSCSDKITTLDVNGCIGIKRRSREELLRLFPNLKCFKVHS from the exons ATGGAGGAAACAGAAACGGaaacagaaattgaagaaggaaaGGATGCAATTTGGTGCAGAGAAACAGTTCCACAGGTTATGAAGCTTGTTTGTTCATCGCTGCCTCTCACTCTCTCTCAGACTGACCTCATCTCTCTCCTCCTCGTCAGTCCATGGCTCAATCGCacccttctctcttctcaaCCTCTTTGGCAG TCACTCAGTTTTCGAGAGTCGAATAATGCTGGGAATCGCCTTATTGCTGCTCTTTCTCTG CCTAGATATCGCCATGTAAAGAAGATTGACCTAGAATTTGCACGAGACGTTGAAGATTCGCATCTCATCCTTATTAAGCAAAAG TGCTTTGAATCTCTTCAATGCTTGGAGTCTTTAAATCTCAATGGCTGCCAAAAAATCTCAGATACAGGAATTGAAGCAATAACCAGTTGCTGCCCTCAGCTGAAAATCTTTTCCATCTACTGGAATGTGAG GGTGACAGATACAGGACTGAAACAAACAGTTCAGAACTGCAAATACATAGTTGATTTGAACATAAGTGGCTGTAAG AATATATCAGACCGTGGCTTACAATGTGTTGCTGAGAATTATCCAGAACTAGTGTCACTGAATCTGACTAG GTGCATCAAGATAACAGATGATGGGTTGAAGCAATTATTGCACAAATGCCTATCTCTTCAGAGTTTGAATCTCTATGCATTGTCTAG TTTCACAGATGAAGCTTACAAGAAAATATGCCTTCTGGAGCATCTCAAGTTTTTGGATCTCTGTGGTGCACAG AATCTTTCAGATGAAGGACTTTCCTATATTTCTAAGTCCAAGAACCTTGCATCTCTGAATCTGACATG GTGTGTCCGAGTGACTGATAAAGGAGTTATATCCATTGCACAAAACTGTACCTCTCTTGAATTTCTAAG CTTGTTTGGAATAACTGGTGTGACTGATAAATGCCTGGAGGAACTCTCAAAGTCATGTTCTGACAAAATTACAACTCTTGATGTGAATGGATGTAtaggaatcaag AGACGGAGCCGCGAAGAATTGCTACGGTTATTTCCAAACTTGAAATGCTTTAAGGTGCATAGTTGA
- the LOC107476084 gene encoding probable UDP-N-acetylglucosamine--peptide N-acetylglucosaminyltransferase SEC isoform X1, with translation MVLLWVCPNHMKLQINGEIVGEKSLSSNKERSSNDLRKIVLANIGGDGNISHGYVYNFQVFPSVSSIKDHHMKVIGMKEYEERAVSLALSRPKLQALTNKLKSVRMTCPLFDTARWVRNLERGYLKMWNLHCSGQRPQHFKFTENELEYPYE, from the exons ATGGTTCTATTATGG GTTTGCCCTAATCACATGAAACTACAGATTAATGGAGAGATTGTTGGAGAAAAATCGCTGTCATCAAATAAGGAACGCAGTTCAAATGATTTGAGGAAAATAGTTTTGGCAAATATTGGTGGAGATGGAAATATTTCACACGGTTATGTGTACAATTTTCAAGTTTTCCCTTCTGTTTCATCTATTAAAGATCACCATATGAAAGTGATTGg CATGAAAGAGTATGAAGAGAGGGCAGTATCACTGGCTTTGAGTCGCCCAAAGCTTCAAGCTCTCACTAATAAGCTTAAGTCTGTTCGCATGACTTGCCCTTTATTTGACACAGCTCGCTGG GTGAGGAATCTTGAAAGAGGATATCTTAAAATGTGGAATCTACATTGCTCTGGTCAACGTCCCCAACATTTCAAGTTCACCGAAAATGAACTTGAATATCCTTATGAATAG